The following are encoded in a window of Raphanus sativus cultivar WK10039 unplaced genomic scaffold, ASM80110v3 Scaffold3153, whole genome shotgun sequence genomic DNA:
- the LOC130506359 gene encoding protein ROLLING AND ERECT LEAF 2-like, producing the protein MGATTSRIDEDKALQLCRERKKFVQQALDGRCLLAAAHVSYVQSLKNTGTALRKFAETEVPVESSLYTSTTSATTPEQALALTEKSGSHFSYSHNDTYSPSPSPPPPSSRPFFQINHMKFRGFSSEKVEEKPPVSIVATVTSSSIIPQSRRSMEKMESESSCSMPPETPPWDYFGLSHPIDNRFSSPRGKGKDDDEEEDGDNFSFQEREESRDSDDEFDEELTSDTLVRSFENFNRVRRDASPQRDGVESDSEKSKTPELSPPVTPLADSTPVNKTPNEGDRTDNKLPPRDFLSSMKEIELLFVKASETGKEVPRMLEANKLHFRPIVPSKESGSGASSLFKTCLTCGEDPKDVPEEPAQDSVKYLTWHRTESSRSSSSMNPLGGMNSDDVEELNSNLFENICMIAGSHASTLDRLYAWERKLYDEVKGSQTVRSEYDEKCRVLRELESEGKGSKTIDKTRAVVKDLHSRIRVAIHRIDSISRRIEELRDKELQPQLEELIEGLSRMWEVMLECHKVQFRLISACHRSGNIKLNMQSELHRQVTCHLEDELRGLASSFTKWITGQRSYIKAINEWLEKCVTLPQRSSKRKRRVPEISPRNHGPPIYATCGIWLEKLEALPTKEVSSSIKALASDVARFLPRQEKNRNKKHRSGENQNDHLLQDETLEDCGPGFDRFRTSLEGFAGQLNQFAELSVKLYEELKKGIQEAKNKYEHMKAYSQGN; encoded by the exons TGTACACCTCCACTACTAGTGCCACTACACCAGAACAAGCTCTCGCTTTAACTGAGAAATCAGGATCTCATTTCTCTTACTCTCACAATGACACGTATTCTCCCTCGCCCTCGCCTCCTCCTCCTAGTTCCCGTCCGTTCTTCCAGATCAATCATATGAAATTCAGAGGGTTTTCTTCCGAGAAAGTGGAAGAGAAACCGCCTGTTTCTATTGTCGCTACTGTCACCTCGTCTAGTATCATCCCACAGAGCAGAAGGTCTATGGAAAAGATGGAATCAGAATCTTCTTGTTCCATGCCACCTGAGACGCCTCCTTGGGATTATTTTGGTCTTTCTCATCCGATTGACAACCGGTTTTCGTCTCCTCGTGGCAAGGGaaaggatgatgatgaagaagaagatggtgacaACTTTTCTTTTCAAGAAAGGGAAGAGTCCAGAGACTCTGATGATGAGTTTGATGAGGAGCTGACAAGTGATACACTTGTGAGAAGCTTTGAAAACTTCAACAGAGTGCGTCGTGATGCTTCTCCTCAAAGAGATGGAGTGGAAAGCGACTCCGAGAAAAGCAAAACTCCCGAGCTATCACCTCCAGTGACGCCATTGGCAGATTCTACTCCAGTGAACAAAACACCAAACGAGGGAGATCGCACCGACAACAAGCTTCCTCCAAGGGACTTCTTGTCAAGCATGAAAGAGATAGAGTTGCTCTTTGTCAAAGCTTCAGAGACTGGAAAAGAAGTCCCTAGGATGCTTGAAGCCAACAAATTGCATTTCCGTCCCATTGTTCCATCAAAAGAAA GTGGCTCTGGTGCATCATCACTGTTCAAAACCTGTCTGACTTGTGGGGAAGACCCCAAAGATGTACCAGAAG AGCCTGCTCAGGACTCAGTGAAATACTTGACCTGGCATAGGACTGAATCATCTCGATCCTCATCTTCTATGAATCCTCTGGGAGGAATGAATAGTGATGATGTGGAAGAGCTGAATAGCAATCTCTTTGAAAACATTTGCATGATTGCTGGAAGCCATGCGTCGACCCTAGACAGACTGTATGCATGGGAGCGGAAGCTCTATGATGAAGTTAAG GGGAGTCAAACTGTGCGGAGTGAGTATGACGAAAAATGCAGAGTTTTAAGAGAACTTGAATCAGAAGGCAAAGGTTCAAAAACAATAGACAAGACACGTGCAGTTGTCAAGGACCTTCACTCCAGAATCAGAGTGGCTATTCACAGGATCGACTCAATATCCAGACGGATTGAAGAGCTCCGTGACAAAGAGCTCCAACCTCAACTCGAAGAACTCATTGAAGG GTTGAGTCGAATGTGGGAAGTGATGTTGGAATGCCACAAGGTTCAGTTTAGGTTAATCTCAGCGTGTCACAGAAGCGGTAACATTAAACTCAACATGCAGTCAGAGCTGCACAGACAAGTAACATGTCACCTAGAAGATGAACTCAGGGGGTTGGCTTCAAGCTTCACAAAGTGGATCACAGGTCAAAGATCATATATTAAAGCTATAAACGAATGGCTGGAGAAATGTGTCACCTTACCACAAAGATCCTCCAAGCGGAAAAGGCGCGTGCCAGAAATCTCTCCGAGGAACCATGGTCCTCCCATTTACGCAACATGTGGAATCTGGCTAGAGAAGCTCGAAGCTTTGCCTACCAAAGAGGTTTCGAGCTCCATCAAAGCGCTTGCTTCTGATGTTGCCAGGTTCTTGCCACGGCAGGAGAAGAATCGCAACAAGAAACATCGGTCTGGCGAGAACCAGAACGATCACCTGTTGCAAGATGAGACGTTGGAAGATTGTGGTCCGGGATTTGATCGGTTTAGGACAAGCTTGGAAGGATTTGCTGGCCAGCTCAACCAGTTTGCAGAACTGTCAGTGAAATTGTATGAGGAACTTAAGAAGGGTATCCAAGAAGCCAAGAACAAGTACGAGCATATGAAGGCTTATTCCCAGGGTAActaa